Proteins found in one Actinokineospora alba genomic segment:
- a CDS encoding helix-turn-helix domain-containing protein, translated as MATVMADDAVRTLLDLLARGAGGEQLAQVAATARASGLDGADLALIEQATENALRVRHTVAEHRRREAELTALFDTASDLARLRDTDAVLRSIVHRARMLLGVDVSYLTMNDEVAGRTYMRVTDGSVSALFQQVTLAMGEGLGGLVAQTARPYATRDYFADERFRHTNPIDTSVRDEGLAAILGVPLLLGSKVIGVLYAADRTPRDFAAEEVALLASLADHAAIAIDNAHLLDETRLALAELNGANETISAHNAAMRRAEEAHDKLMDVVLRGGDVPDVAAAVAEVLHGGIAVYDAAGVELARVGAGSARLSAKAVGKSRSSGRAVSTQDNWVCAVHAGQELLGSLVLTGRPELADADRRLFERAGVVTALLLMLRRSVAQAEDEVRGELLTDLLTAPDRNPGALLARGRRLGVDLTEPHAVLVATADQVPRRRLALAAARYGALVGVHADQVVVLSRESAPGKLAARMATVLGSTLDTDVTVGAAGPVAGVSALVEAHAEAARCLRSLLALGRSGQGGSMADLGFVGLLLGEATDLDAYVRSTLGPVLDYDERRGTELLRTLRAYFSSGSNLTKAKEVLHVHVNTVAQRMERIGSLLGDDWQSPERSLEIQLALRLHDVMP; from the coding sequence ATGGCGACCGTGATGGCCGACGACGCCGTGCGCACGCTGCTCGACCTGCTCGCCCGTGGGGCGGGCGGGGAGCAGCTGGCGCAGGTGGCCGCCACCGCACGGGCCTCGGGCCTCGACGGCGCCGACCTCGCGCTCATCGAGCAAGCCACCGAGAACGCGCTGCGGGTGCGGCACACCGTCGCCGAGCACCGGCGGCGTGAGGCCGAGCTGACGGCCCTGTTCGACACGGCGAGCGACCTGGCCCGGCTGCGCGACACCGACGCGGTGCTGCGGTCGATCGTGCACCGGGCGCGGATGCTGCTCGGTGTGGACGTCTCGTACCTGACGATGAACGACGAGGTCGCGGGCCGCACATACATGCGAGTCACCGACGGCTCGGTGTCGGCGCTGTTCCAGCAGGTCACGCTGGCCATGGGTGAGGGTCTCGGCGGACTCGTCGCGCAGACCGCCCGGCCGTACGCGACCCGCGACTACTTCGCCGACGAGCGCTTCCGGCACACCAACCCGATCGACACCTCCGTGCGTGACGAGGGCTTGGCGGCGATCCTGGGTGTGCCGCTTCTGTTGGGCAGCAAGGTGATCGGCGTCCTCTACGCCGCCGACCGGACACCGCGTGACTTCGCCGCGGAGGAGGTCGCGCTGCTGGCCTCGCTGGCCGACCACGCCGCGATCGCCATCGACAACGCCCACCTGCTCGACGAGACCCGGCTCGCGTTGGCGGAACTCAACGGCGCCAACGAGACGATCAGCGCGCACAACGCCGCCATGCGCCGGGCCGAGGAGGCCCACGACAAGCTGATGGACGTCGTGCTGCGCGGCGGCGACGTCCCTGATGTCGCCGCCGCGGTCGCGGAAGTGCTGCACGGCGGCATCGCCGTGTACGACGCCGCTGGAGTCGAGCTGGCCCGGGTTGGCGCGGGATCGGCCCGGCTGTCGGCGAAAGCCGTGGGGAAGTCCCGCTCTTCCGGCCGGGCGGTGTCCACTCAGGACAACTGGGTCTGCGCGGTGCACGCGGGCCAGGAACTGCTGGGCAGTCTCGTGCTCACCGGCAGGCCCGAGTTGGCGGACGCGGACCGGCGCCTGTTCGAACGCGCGGGCGTGGTGACGGCGCTGCTGCTGATGCTGCGCCGGTCGGTGGCCCAGGCCGAGGACGAAGTCCGGGGCGAGCTGCTGACCGACCTGCTGACCGCCCCCGACCGCAATCCGGGCGCGTTGTTGGCCCGTGGCAGGCGATTGGGCGTCGACCTGACCGAGCCGCACGCGGTGCTGGTGGCCACCGCCGACCAGGTTCCGCGCCGCCGGCTGGCGCTCGCCGCCGCGCGCTATGGCGCGCTGGTGGGCGTGCACGCGGACCAGGTGGTCGTGCTGAGCCGGGAATCCGCGCCGGGGAAGCTGGCGGCACGGATGGCGACCGTGCTCGGGTCCACTTTGGACACCGACGTCACGGTGGGCGCCGCTGGTCCGGTGGCGGGCGTCAGCGCCCTGGTCGAGGCGCACGCGGAGGCGGCCAGGTGCCTGCGGTCGCTGCTCGCGCTCGGCCGGTCCGGGCAGGGCGGGTCGATGGCCGATCTCGGGTTCGTCGGCCTGCTGTTGGGCGAGGCCACCGATCTCGACGCCTATGTCCGATCGACCCTCGGCCCGGTCCTGGACTACGACGAGCGGCGGGGAACCGAGCTGCTGCGGACCCTGCGGGCGTACTTCTCCAGCGGCTCGAACCTGACCAAGGCCAAGGAGGTGCTGCACGTGCACGTGAACACCGTGGCGCAGCGGATGGAGCGGATCGGCTCACTGCTCGGCGATGACTGGCAAAGCCCGGAGCGTTCGCTGGAAATCCAGCTGGCCCTGCGGTTGCACGACGTCATGCCCTAG
- a CDS encoding 3-hydroxybutyrate dehydrogenase, translating to MSSDPLDPLDGRSALVTGGASGIGRACARALAAAGAKVHVVDRDLPGAELVAAEVGGWAHGVDLSDPAALDTLPTDVDVLVNNAGLQHVAALHEFPPERFDLIQRVMVTAPFLLIRRSLPHMYARGWGRIVNISSVHGLRASAFKSAYVAAKHGLEGLSKVAAIEGAPHGVTSNCVSPGYVRTPLVQNQIDAQAREHGIGADEVVERVLLDRAPVKRLIEPEDVAELVRWLCGPHAGHLTGASVPVDGGWTAT from the coding sequence ATGAGCAGTGATCCCCTTGACCCCCTCGACGGTCGCTCCGCGCTGGTCACCGGCGGGGCGAGCGGGATCGGCCGGGCGTGCGCGCGGGCGCTGGCGGCGGCGGGCGCGAAGGTGCACGTCGTCGACCGGGACCTGCCGGGCGCCGAACTGGTGGCCGCCGAGGTCGGCGGCTGGGCGCACGGGGTGGACCTGTCCGACCCCGCCGCGCTCGACACCCTGCCGACCGACGTCGACGTCCTGGTCAACAACGCCGGGCTGCAGCACGTGGCCGCCCTGCACGAGTTCCCGCCGGAGCGGTTCGACCTGATCCAGCGGGTCATGGTGACCGCGCCGTTCCTGCTGATCCGCCGGTCCCTGCCGCACATGTACGCCCGCGGCTGGGGCCGGATCGTCAACATCTCCAGCGTCCACGGCCTGCGGGCCAGCGCGTTCAAGTCCGCCTACGTCGCGGCCAAGCACGGGCTGGAGGGGCTCTCGAAGGTCGCCGCCATCGAGGGCGCCCCGCACGGGGTGACCAGCAACTGCGTCAGCCCCGGCTACGTCCGGACCCCGCTGGTGCAGAACCAGATCGACGCCCAGGCCCGCGAGCACGGGATCGGCGCCGACGAGGTCGTCGAGCGGGTGCTGCTCGACCGCGCCCCGGTCAAGCGGCTGATCGAGCCCGAGGACGTGGCCGAACTCGTGCGCTGGCTCTGCGGACCGCACGCGGGCCACCTGACCGGGGCCTCGGTCCCGGTCGACGGCGGCTGGACCGCGACCTGA
- a CDS encoding MFS transporter, translating into MASDKSFVRIVSASLIGTTIEWYDFFLYTSAAALVFNKLFFPNTDPLTGTLLAFLTYAIGFLARPIGGLVFGHFGDKIGRKQLLVVSLLLMGGSTFAMGLLPTYAAIGVGAPILLTLLRLIQGFALGGEWGGAVLIVSEHGDDKRRGFWASWPQCGAPGGNLLATAVLAVLAAVQTDEAFMSYGWRIPFLLSGVLVVIGLWIRLTVTESPVFLAAQAKAAEREEKHVPVVEVFRGHWRRVLIAIGARMAENVSYYVITAFILVYVTTGLGMAKGVGLNAVLIGSAVHFVSIPLWGALSDRIGRRPVYLIGAVSMAVWSFAFFALLDTKSPATIILAATVGLVLHGAMYGPQAAFFAEQFPTHVRYTGMSVGSQLSSIAAGAVAPLIAVALFREYKSTIPVSLYVVAMCVITTVAVLAARESKGESLGERAGGTAREPVPSAS; encoded by the coding sequence TTGGCATCCGACAAGTCGTTCGTGCGCATCGTGAGCGCGAGCCTGATCGGCACGACGATCGAGTGGTACGACTTCTTCCTCTACACCTCCGCCGCGGCCCTGGTATTCAACAAGCTGTTCTTCCCCAACACCGATCCACTGACCGGCACCCTGCTGGCGTTCCTCACCTACGCGATCGGGTTCCTGGCCCGGCCGATCGGTGGGCTGGTGTTCGGCCACTTCGGCGACAAGATCGGCCGCAAGCAGCTGCTCGTCGTCAGCCTCCTGCTGATGGGCGGCTCGACGTTCGCGATGGGTCTGCTGCCCACCTACGCGGCCATCGGCGTGGGCGCGCCGATCCTGCTCACGCTCCTGCGGCTGATCCAGGGTTTCGCGCTGGGCGGCGAGTGGGGCGGTGCGGTGCTGATCGTGTCCGAGCACGGCGACGACAAGCGCCGCGGGTTCTGGGCGTCGTGGCCGCAGTGCGGCGCGCCGGGCGGGAACCTGCTGGCCACCGCCGTTCTGGCGGTGCTCGCCGCGGTGCAGACCGACGAGGCGTTCATGTCGTACGGCTGGCGGATCCCGTTCCTGCTCTCGGGTGTCCTCGTGGTGATCGGCCTGTGGATCCGGCTCACCGTCACCGAGTCGCCGGTGTTCCTCGCCGCGCAGGCGAAGGCCGCGGAGCGCGAGGAGAAGCACGTCCCGGTGGTCGAGGTGTTCCGCGGCCACTGGCGGCGGGTGCTGATCGCGATCGGCGCGCGGATGGCGGAGAACGTGTCGTACTACGTGATCACCGCGTTCATCCTGGTGTACGTGACGACCGGTCTCGGCATGGCCAAGGGCGTCGGGCTCAACGCGGTGCTGATCGGGTCGGCCGTGCACTTCGTGTCGATTCCGTTGTGGGGCGCGCTTTCCGACCGGATCGGCCGCAGGCCGGTGTACCTGATCGGCGCGGTCAGCATGGCGGTGTGGAGCTTCGCGTTCTTCGCGCTGCTCGACACCAAGTCCCCCGCGACGATCATCCTGGCCGCCACCGTGGGCCTGGTGCTGCACGGTGCGATGTACGGGCCGCAGGCCGCGTTCTTCGCCGAGCAGTTCCCGACGCACGTGCGCTACACGGGGATGTCGGTCGGCAGCCAGCTGTCCTCGATCGCCGCGGGCGCGGTCGCCCCGCTGATCGCGGTGGCCCTGTTCCGGGAGTACAAGAGCACTATTCCGGTGTCGCTGTATGTGGTCGCGATGTGCGTGATCACCACGGTCGCGGTCCTCGCGGCCCGCGAGTCCAAGGGCGAGTCGCTGGGCGAGCGGGCCGGGGGCACGGCCCGCGAGCCGGTTCCGAGCGCGTCCTGA